One window of Streptomyces sp. SUK 48 genomic DNA carries:
- a CDS encoding TetR family transcriptional regulator — protein sequence MLTAARERFAADGYDRATIRAIAKDAGIDPSMVMRYFGSKEGLFASAIDVDLRLPDLTSVPREEAGRALVGHFLDLWEGNERLRAMMRVGATSQAGAERMQGVFRDQLLPVARQVCPDPEQVPARAALCAAQLLGLALTRFVLRMPASQALTREELVAWMGPTVQRYLTAPNP from the coding sequence ATCCTCACCGCCGCCCGCGAACGCTTCGCCGCCGACGGCTACGACCGCGCCACCATCCGCGCCATCGCCAAGGACGCCGGGATCGACCCGTCGATGGTGATGCGCTATTTCGGCAGCAAGGAGGGGCTGTTCGCCTCGGCCATCGACGTCGATCTGCGGCTGCCCGACCTGACGTCGGTGCCGCGGGAGGAGGCCGGCCGCGCCCTGGTGGGCCACTTCCTCGATCTGTGGGAGGGGAACGAGCGGCTGCGGGCCATGATGCGGGTCGGCGCCACCAGCCAGGCCGGTGCCGAGCGGATGCAGGGAGTCTTCCGCGATCAGCTGCTCCCGGTGGCCCGGCAGGTGTGCCCCGACCCCGAGCAGGTCCCCGCCCGCGCCGCCCTGTGCGCCGCCCAGCTCCTCGGCCTCGCGCTCACCCGCTTCGTCCTGCGCATGCCCGCGTCGCAGGCGCTGACCAGGGAGGAACTGGTGGCCTGGATGGGCCCGACGGTGCAGCGGTACCTGACCGCGCCGAACCCGTGA
- a CDS encoding cytidine deaminase, producing MGATPDDLALVAAARHVAEEYARPDLHTVAAAARTGDGGIVTGVNVYHFTGGPCAELVVIGAAAGQGAYELTAMVAVRSRDMAVVPPCGRCRQVLIDYFPGIGVLVRPDGERLTRLPVAELLPGAFSRSAPRRP from the coding sequence GTGGGCGCGACCCCTGACGACCTCGCCCTCGTCGCCGCCGCCCGCCACGTCGCCGAGGAGTACGCGCGCCCCGACCTGCACACCGTCGCCGCGGCCGCGCGCACCGGCGACGGCGGGATCGTCACGGGCGTGAACGTCTACCACTTCACCGGCGGCCCGTGCGCCGAGCTGGTCGTGATCGGCGCCGCCGCGGGGCAGGGGGCGTACGAGCTGACCGCGATGGTCGCCGTCCGCTCGCGCGACATGGCGGTGGTCCCGCCCTGCGGCCGCTGCCGGCAGGTGCTGATCGACTACTTCCCCGGCATCGGCGTCCTGGTCCGGCCGGACGGGGAGCGGCTGACCCGGCTGCCCGTCGCCGAGCTGCTCCCGGGCGCCTTCAGCCGGTCGGCACCGCGACGGCCGTAG
- a CDS encoding DUF1203 domain-containing protein — MTTYTVCPVPAPVLAALLTEDDAGNPAAPFPDPEGGAPLRCCLRRSALGERIALVSYAPLRRWAAETGARPGAYDEQGPVFVHADGCPGRSGPQLPFTDARRVLRRYSAQGHILGGDLVHEDFPAALTRAFSDPEVALVQVRAVEYGCFLYEVRRG; from the coding sequence ATGACGACCTACACCGTGTGTCCTGTTCCGGCCCCCGTCCTCGCCGCCCTGCTGACCGAGGACGACGCGGGGAATCCCGCGGCCCCCTTCCCCGATCCGGAGGGCGGCGCGCCGCTGCGCTGCTGTCTGCGCCGCAGCGCACTCGGGGAGCGGATCGCCCTGGTCTCGTACGCCCCGCTGCGCCGCTGGGCGGCGGAGACCGGCGCCCGCCCCGGCGCGTACGACGAGCAGGGGCCGGTCTTCGTGCACGCGGACGGCTGCCCCGGCCGGTCCGGCCCGCAGCTGCCGTTCACCGACGCCCGCCGCGTCCTGCGCCGGTACTCGGCGCAGGGTCACATCCTCGGCGGGGACCTGGTGCACGAGGACTTCCCGGCGGCCCTCACCCGTGCCTTCAGCGACCCGGAGGTGGCGTTGGTCCAGGTGCGGGCGGTGGAGTACGGGTGCTTCCTGTACGAGGTCCGCCGGGGCTGA
- a CDS encoding methyltransferase domain-containing protein — protein MSSVPSSSAPYPRALLPFLGLLRCPVCRAPGLSPGPGALRCPAGHTFDIARPGYAALLTGARTTSGDDAPMVRARERFLATGGYAPLRRAVARLAAGTAADRATVVDAGCGTGYHLAGVLDRLPGARGLGLDSSARALRSAVRAHDRAAAVSWDVFRPLPLADGAADVVLDVFAPRNPAEFHRVLRPHGRLVVVRPTARHLTELRDRLPGMVAVDPDKERRLHRALDPYFEAAGTERVEYGLDLAAAQALDLVAMTPSARHLEPAGAAGRVTVSALATVYRRRPVSPGGPRTGSTRTPPPAPGPTPPPGR, from the coding sequence ATGTCCTCCGTGCCGTCCAGCTCCGCGCCGTATCCGCGCGCCCTCCTACCCTTCCTCGGTCTGCTGCGCTGCCCCGTCTGCCGCGCGCCCGGTCTGAGCCCCGGCCCCGGCGCCCTGCGCTGCCCGGCCGGGCACACCTTCGACATCGCCCGCCCCGGCTACGCCGCCCTCCTCACCGGCGCCCGCACCACCAGCGGCGACGACGCGCCCATGGTCCGCGCCAGGGAACGCTTCCTGGCCACCGGCGGATACGCGCCCCTGCGCCGGGCCGTGGCCCGGCTCGCCGCGGGCACGGCGGCGGACCGGGCCACGGTCGTGGACGCGGGCTGCGGCACCGGCTACCACCTCGCCGGTGTCCTCGACCGGCTGCCCGGCGCCCGCGGCCTCGGCCTGGACTCCTCCGCGCGCGCCCTGCGTTCGGCCGTCCGCGCCCATGACCGGGCCGCCGCGGTGAGCTGGGACGTCTTCCGCCCGCTCCCGCTGGCCGACGGCGCGGCCGATGTCGTCCTGGACGTGTTCGCGCCGCGCAACCCGGCCGAGTTCCACCGGGTGCTGCGCCCGCACGGCCGCCTGGTCGTCGTCCGCCCCACCGCCCGGCACCTCACCGAACTCCGCGACCGGCTGCCCGGGATGGTCGCCGTCGACCCGGACAAGGAGCGGCGGCTGCACCGTGCGCTGGACCCCTACTTCGAGGCCGCCGGCACCGAGCGGGTCGAGTACGGGCTGGACCTGGCCGCGGCGCAGGCCCTCGACCTGGTCGCGATGACCCCGAGCGCGCGCCATCTGGAGCCCGCCGGAGCGGCCGGGCGGGTCACCGTCTCCGCCCTGGCCACCGTCTACCGGCGGCGGCCCGTCAGCCCCGGCGGACCTCGTACAGGAAGCACCCGTACTCCACCGCCCGCACCTGGACCAACGCCACCTCCGGGTCGCTGA
- the pepN gene encoding aminopeptidase N, producing MPGTNLTREEARQRAELLNVDSYEIDLDLSGAQEGGTYRSVTTVRFDVARTGAQSFIDLVAPAVHEVVLNGDPLEPAEVFADSRITLPGLLEGRNVLRVVADCAYTNTGEGLHRFVDPVDEQAYLYTQFEVPDARRVFASFEQPDLKATFQFTVTAPDGWTVVSNSPTPEPVGNVWTFAPTPRISSYITALIVGPYHSVHSAYEKDGQSVPLGIYCRPSLAEFLDSDAIFEVTRQGFDWFQEKFDCAYPFEKYDQLFVPEFNAGAMENAGAVTIRDQYVFRSKVTDAAYELRAETLLHELAHMWFGDLVTMEWWNDLWLNESFATYTSIACQAAAPGSRWPHSWTTFANSMKTWAYRQDQLPSTHPIMADIRDLDDVLVNFDGITYAKGASVLKQLVAYVGEDEFFKGVQAYFKRHAFGNTRLSDLLGALEETSGRDLKTWSKKWLETAGINILRPEVETDADGVVTSFAVRQEAPALPAGAQGEPTLRPHRIAIGLYDLDAAGKLVRGERIELDVDGELTAVPQLTGKARPAVILLNDDDLSYAKVRLDEQSLAFVTEHLGDFEASLPRALCWASAWDMTRDAELATRDYLSLVLSGIGKESDIGVVQSLHRQVKLAIDLYADPAAREPLLTRWTDATLAHLRSAEAGGDHQLAWARAFAATARTPEQLDLLEALLDGSQTIEGLAVDTELRWAFVERLAAVGRYDEAEIAGEYERDKTAAGERHAATARAARPTEEAKAEAWTSVVDSDKLPNAVQEAVIGGFVQTDQRELLAPYAERYFEVVKDAWDSRSHEIAQQIAVGLYPSLQISGEILDRTDAWLASAEPGAALRRLVSESRAGIERALRAQAADGAAK from the coding sequence GTGCCTGGCACAAACCTGACTCGCGAAGAGGCGCGGCAGCGGGCTGAGCTGCTCAACGTTGACTCGTACGAGATCGATCTCGACCTCTCCGGCGCGCAGGAGGGCGGTACCTACAGGTCCGTGACCACGGTGCGCTTCGACGTCGCCCGTACCGGGGCGCAGTCCTTCATCGACCTGGTGGCCCCGGCCGTCCACGAGGTCGTGCTCAACGGCGATCCGCTGGAGCCGGCCGAGGTGTTCGCGGACTCGCGGATCACGCTGCCGGGTCTGCTGGAGGGCCGCAACGTCCTGCGGGTCGTGGCCGACTGCGCCTACACCAACACCGGCGAGGGCCTGCACCGGTTCGTCGACCCGGTCGACGAGCAGGCGTACCTGTACACCCAGTTCGAGGTCCCGGACGCGCGCCGCGTCTTCGCGTCCTTCGAGCAGCCGGACCTGAAGGCCACCTTCCAGTTCACCGTGACGGCGCCCGACGGCTGGACGGTGGTGTCGAACTCGCCGACCCCCGAGCCGGTCGGCAACGTCTGGACGTTCGCGCCGACGCCCCGCATCTCGTCGTACATCACCGCGCTGATCGTCGGCCCGTACCACTCGGTGCACAGCGCCTACGAGAAGGACGGCCAGAGCGTGCCGCTCGGCATCTACTGCCGGCCCTCGCTCGCGGAGTTCCTCGACTCGGACGCGATCTTCGAGGTCACCCGCCAGGGCTTCGACTGGTTCCAGGAGAAGTTCGACTGCGCGTACCCCTTCGAGAAGTACGACCAGCTGTTCGTCCCCGAGTTCAACGCGGGCGCGATGGAGAACGCCGGCGCGGTCACCATCCGCGACCAGTACGTCTTCCGGTCCAAGGTGACCGACGCGGCGTACGAGCTGCGCGCGGAGACGCTGCTGCACGAGCTGGCCCACATGTGGTTCGGCGACCTGGTCACCATGGAGTGGTGGAACGACCTGTGGCTGAACGAGTCGTTCGCCACCTACACCTCCATCGCCTGCCAGGCCGCCGCCCCCGGCTCGCGCTGGCCGCACTCGTGGACCACGTTCGCCAACTCCATGAAGACCTGGGCGTACCGGCAGGACCAGCTGCCCTCCACGCACCCGATCATGGCGGACATCCGCGACCTGGACGACGTCCTCGTCAACTTCGACGGCATCACCTACGCCAAGGGCGCCTCCGTCCTCAAGCAGCTGGTGGCCTACGTCGGCGAGGACGAGTTCTTCAAGGGCGTGCAGGCGTACTTCAAGCGGCACGCGTTCGGCAACACCCGCCTGTCCGACCTGCTGGGCGCCCTGGAGGAGACCTCCGGACGCGACCTGAAGACCTGGTCGAAGAAGTGGCTGGAGACCGCCGGGATCAACATCCTGCGGCCCGAGGTCGAGACGGACGCCGACGGGGTCGTCACCTCCTTCGCCGTGCGCCAGGAGGCCCCCGCGCTGCCCGCCGGCGCCCAGGGCGAGCCGACCCTGCGCCCGCACCGCATCGCGATCGGCCTCTACGACCTCGACGCGGCCGGCAAGCTGGTCCGCGGTGAGCGCATTGAGCTGGACGTGGACGGCGAGCTGACCGCCGTACCGCAGCTGACCGGCAAGGCGCGTCCGGCCGTGATCCTGCTCAACGACGACGACCTGTCGTACGCCAAGGTCCGCCTGGACGAGCAGTCCCTCGCGTTCGTCACCGAGCACCTCGGCGACTTCGAGGCGTCCCTGCCGCGCGCCCTGTGCTGGGCCTCCGCCTGGGACATGACGCGGGACGCCGAGCTGGCCACCCGCGACTACCTCTCGCTGGTGCTGTCCGGCATCGGCAAGGAGTCCGACATCGGCGTCGTGCAGTCGCTGCACCGCCAGGTGAAGCTGGCCATCGACCTGTACGCCGACCCGGCCGCCCGTGAGCCCCTGCTCACCCGCTGGACCGACGCCACGCTCGCGCACCTGCGCAGCGCCGAGGCGGGCGGCGACCACCAGCTGGCCTGGGCGCGGGCCTTCGCGGCGACCGCCCGCACCCCCGAGCAGCTGGACCTCCTGGAGGCCCTGCTGGACGGCTCCCAGACCATCGAGGGCTTGGCCGTGGACACCGAGCTGCGCTGGGCGTTCGTGGAGCGCCTCGCGGCCGTCGGCCGGTACGACGAAGCGGAGATCGCCGGCGAGTACGAGCGGGACAAGACCGCCGCGGGCGAGCGGCACGCGGCCACCGCCCGCGCGGCCCGGCCTACCGAGGAGGCGAAGGCGGAGGCGTGGACCTCGGTGGTCGACTCCGACAAGCTGCCGAACGCCGTGCAGGAGGCCGTGATCGGCGGCTTCGTGCAGACGGACCAGCGCGAGCTGCTGGCGCCGTACGCCGAGCGGTACTTCGAGGTCGTCAAGGACGCCTGGGACTCCCGTTCGCACGAGATCGCCCAGCAGATCGCCGTCGGCCTCTACCCGTCGCTCCAGATCTCCGGCGAGATCCTGGACCGCACGGACGCCTGGCTGGCCTCGGCCGAGCCCGGCGCGGCCCTGCGCCGCCTGGTCTCGGAGTCCCGCGCGGGCATCGAGCGCGCGCTGAGGGCCCAGGCCGCGGACGGCGCCGCCAAGTAG
- a CDS encoding aspartate-semialdehyde dehydrogenase, giving the protein MRVGIVGATGQVGTVMRRILVERDFPVTQLRLFASARSAGTVLDGVTVEDAAAADYSGLDIVLFSAGGATSRALAEKVASQGAVVIDNSSAWRRDPEVPLVVAEVNPHAIADRPKGIIANPNCTTMAAMPVLKPLHEEAGLEGLVVATYQAVSGSGLAGVAELHGQVQKVAAEADKLTHDGAAVDFPEPGVYKRPIAFNVLPLAGSIVDDGANETDEEQKLRNESRKILEIPSLKVSGTCVRVPVFSGHSLQINARFARPISPERATELLAKAPGVALSDIPTPLQAAGQDPSYVGRIRGDETVDNGLALFVSNDNLRKGAALNAVQLAELVAAELSAK; this is encoded by the coding sequence GTGAGGGTCGGAATCGTCGGAGCCACCGGACAGGTCGGCACGGTCATGCGCAGGATCCTCGTGGAGCGCGACTTCCCGGTCACGCAGCTGCGCCTGTTCGCCTCGGCCCGCTCGGCCGGGACGGTCCTGGACGGCGTGACGGTGGAGGACGCGGCGGCCGCCGACTACTCCGGCCTCGACATCGTGCTCTTCTCCGCGGGCGGCGCGACCTCCCGTGCGCTGGCCGAAAAGGTCGCCTCGCAGGGCGCCGTGGTGATCGACAACTCCTCGGCGTGGCGCCGGGACCCCGAGGTGCCGCTGGTCGTCGCCGAGGTGAACCCGCACGCGATCGCCGACCGCCCCAAGGGCATCATCGCCAACCCGAACTGCACCACCATGGCCGCGATGCCGGTCCTCAAGCCGCTGCACGAGGAGGCGGGCCTGGAGGGCCTCGTCGTCGCGACGTACCAGGCGGTGTCCGGATCCGGGCTCGCGGGCGTGGCGGAGCTGCACGGCCAGGTGCAGAAGGTCGCCGCCGAGGCCGACAAGCTGACCCACGACGGCGCGGCGGTCGACTTCCCCGAGCCCGGCGTCTACAAGCGCCCCATCGCCTTCAACGTGCTCCCGCTGGCCGGCTCGATCGTGGACGACGGGGCGAACGAGACCGACGAGGAGCAGAAGCTCCGCAACGAGTCCCGCAAGATCCTGGAGATCCCCAGCCTGAAGGTCTCCGGCACCTGTGTGCGCGTCCCGGTCTTCTCCGGCCACTCCCTCCAGATCAACGCCCGTTTCGCCCGCCCGATCTCCCCGGAGCGCGCCACCGAGCTGCTCGCGAAGGCCCCGGGCGTCGCCCTCTCGGACATCCCGACCCCGCTCCAGGCGGCCGGGCAGGACCCGTCGTACGTCGGCCGGATCCGCGGCGACGAGACGGTGGACAACGGTCTCGCGCTGTTCGTCTCCAACGACAACCTCCGCAAGGGCGCCGCGCTGAACGCGGTGCAGCTCGCGGAGCTGGTCGCGGCGGAGCTGTCCGCCAAGTAA
- a CDS encoding FAD-dependent monooxygenase, translating to MTGTTDTPAAPLALALARVIVVGSGPTGLLLAGDLAAAGVPVTVLEKRPRKISNLSRAFALHARSLEQLDARGLADELEALGRPLGRLRFFDRLSVDLTELPSRFNHVLVLPQYEVEKVLARRAEEAGAEFRYDTEMTGLVQDADGVTVETRGPEGRTRTLRAAYVVGADGMRSAVREAIGLPFPGKSVIRSVVLADVRLAEQPEGLLTVNAVGDAFAFLAPFGDGYHRVIGWHRGHDVPDSEPLDLAEIKEITRLALGHDYGMHDARWMSRFHSDERQAPAYRVGRVFLAGDAAHVHTPAGGQGMNTGLQDAANLGWKLAAVLAGHADADLLDTYQAERHPVGKAVLRSSGGLVRLAMVKHPWSRAARAALTGLVSTVGPVRRKATAQVTGIGYRYPAPRGAHPLTGTRVPDVRLAGGTRLYEALRGGRFVLITPAHGPSNPTREPRTPTHEPPAETRPDRLTTAHWASARRTTLLVRPDGYAAWATDTTPTPGTLQSALTAHLGPTPARQLH from the coding sequence ATGACCGGCACCACGGACACCCCCGCCGCCCCCCTCGCCCTCGCCCTCGCGCGCGTCATCGTCGTCGGCTCCGGCCCCACCGGCCTCCTCCTCGCCGGTGATCTCGCCGCCGCCGGCGTCCCGGTCACCGTGCTGGAGAAGCGCCCCCGGAAGATCAGCAACCTCTCCCGCGCCTTCGCCCTGCACGCCCGCAGCCTCGAACAGCTCGACGCCCGCGGCCTCGCCGACGAACTGGAAGCCCTCGGCCGCCCCCTCGGCCGGCTGCGCTTCTTCGACCGCCTCTCCGTCGACCTCACCGAACTCCCCTCCCGCTTCAACCACGTCCTCGTCCTCCCGCAGTACGAGGTCGAGAAGGTGCTGGCGCGCCGCGCCGAAGAGGCGGGGGCCGAGTTCCGGTACGACACCGAGATGACCGGGCTCGTCCAGGACGCCGACGGGGTGACCGTCGAGACCCGGGGCCCGGAAGGCCGTACCCGGACGCTGCGCGCCGCGTACGTGGTCGGCGCGGACGGCATGCGCAGCGCGGTGCGCGAGGCGATCGGGCTGCCGTTCCCCGGGAAGTCGGTGATCCGGTCCGTCGTACTGGCCGATGTGCGGCTCGCCGAGCAGCCCGAGGGGCTGCTCACGGTCAACGCGGTGGGCGACGCGTTCGCGTTCCTCGCGCCGTTCGGGGACGGGTACCACCGGGTGATCGGCTGGCACCGCGGCCATGACGTGCCCGACAGCGAGCCGCTGGACCTGGCCGAGATCAAGGAGATCACCCGGCTCGCGCTCGGCCATGACTACGGGATGCACGACGCCCGCTGGATGTCCCGCTTCCACAGCGACGAGCGGCAGGCGCCGGCGTACCGGGTCGGCCGGGTGTTCCTCGCCGGGGACGCGGCCCATGTGCACACCCCGGCCGGCGGGCAGGGCATGAACACCGGGCTCCAGGACGCCGCCAACCTCGGCTGGAAGCTGGCCGCCGTCCTCGCCGGGCACGCGGACGCGGACCTGCTCGACACCTACCAGGCCGAACGGCACCCGGTCGGCAAGGCGGTCCTGCGCAGCAGCGGCGGGCTGGTGCGGCTGGCCATGGTCAAGCACCCCTGGTCCCGGGCCGCCCGCGCCGCGCTCACCGGGCTCGTGAGCACCGTCGGCCCCGTCCGCCGCAAGGCCACCGCCCAGGTCACCGGCATCGGCTACCGCTACCCCGCGCCCCGCGGCGCCCACCCGCTCACCGGCACCCGCGTCCCCGACGTCCGCCTCGCCGGCGGCACCCGCCTCTACGAGGCCCTGCGCGGCGGCCGGTTCGTCCTGATCACCCCGGCCCACGGACCATCGAACCCGACCCGCGAGCCCCGCACCCCGACCCACGAGCCCCCGGCCGAGACCCGCCCCGACCGCCTGACCACGGCCCACTGGGCGAGCGCCCGCCGCACCACCCTCCTGGTCCGCCCCGACGGCTACGCGGCCTGGGCCACCGACACCACCCCGACCCCGGGCACCCTGCAATCCGCCCTGACCGCCCACCTGGGCCCCACCCCCGCCCGCCAACTCCACTGA
- the malQ gene encoding 4-alpha-glucanotransferase codes for MTGTRTDELSRLAELHGVAVSYSPAPDLTVTVPTTAVVAALHALGVDATTPEAVRAALADRERALGERLLPPTVVHWAGDTHDPAALTALPPGTRVRVETEEGEESYRASAHLVAGLPLGVHRITATAPDGRTGHAHLVVAPDRLPAPPGRSYGLLVQLYSLLSRRSWGMGDLGDLAELAGWAGHVAGAGFVQVNPLHSAVPGTPTDPSPYRPSSRRFPDPVHLRVEDVPEYAYAEDRERLAGLLERAARLRAAVLDQGALIDRDAVWELKREALETVLAVPLGPGRRAAYDAFRAAHGQALDDHATYYALAEAHGPDWTAWPDGLRDPRSAETARARAGLADRVAFHTRLAWLTDGQLRAAQRTAREAGMPVGIVHDLAVGVHPAGADAWAQQDVFAAGMSVGAPPDAFNARGQDWGLPPWRPDRLAACGYAPYRDLLRALFRYAGALRIDHVMGLFRLWWIPQGSPPTEGTYVHYDAEAMLAVLALEAGRAGSVVIGEDLGTVAPGVRETLQRRGVLGTSVLWFERDWTGDGRPLPPERWRADCLATATTHDLPPTAARLTGDHVALRDRLGLLTRPAAEERAEAVADAAEWLALLGSLDLVDSAATGPPGTDEEAEVRAVHRFLLRTPARLIGVWLPDGVGDRRPQNLPGTWADYPNWRLPIADRTGWTVPLEELTAAPRLRALLAVFAQLREG; via the coding sequence ATGACGGGGACGCGCACGGACGAGCTGTCACGGCTCGCCGAGCTGCACGGGGTCGCCGTCTCCTACAGCCCCGCCCCGGACCTCACGGTCACCGTCCCCACCACCGCCGTCGTCGCCGCGCTGCATGCCCTCGGCGTCGACGCCACCACCCCCGAAGCGGTCCGCGCCGCGCTCGCCGACCGGGAACGCGCGCTGGGCGAACGCCTGCTGCCGCCGACCGTCGTGCACTGGGCCGGCGACACCCACGACCCCGCCGCCCTCACCGCCCTGCCGCCCGGCACCCGGGTGCGCGTCGAGACGGAGGAGGGCGAGGAGTCGTACCGCGCGAGCGCGCACCTCGTCGCCGGGCTGCCCCTCGGCGTCCACCGGATCACCGCCACCGCCCCCGACGGCCGCACCGGACACGCCCACCTCGTCGTCGCCCCCGACCGGCTGCCCGCACCGCCCGGACGCTCCTACGGACTCCTCGTCCAGCTGTACTCGCTGCTCTCCCGCCGCTCCTGGGGAATGGGCGACCTCGGCGACCTCGCCGAGCTGGCCGGCTGGGCCGGTCACGTCGCCGGAGCCGGGTTCGTGCAGGTCAACCCGCTGCATTCGGCCGTGCCCGGCACGCCCACCGACCCCTCGCCGTACCGGCCCTCCTCCCGGCGCTTCCCCGACCCCGTGCACCTGCGGGTCGAGGACGTCCCCGAGTACGCGTACGCCGAGGACCGCGAGCGGCTCGCCGGGCTCCTGGAACGGGCCGCGCGGCTACGGGCCGCCGTCCTCGACCAGGGCGCCCTCATCGACCGGGACGCGGTGTGGGAGCTCAAGCGCGAGGCGCTGGAGACGGTCCTCGCCGTACCCCTCGGCCCCGGCCGCCGCGCCGCCTACGACGCCTTCCGCGCCGCCCACGGCCAGGCCCTCGACGACCACGCCACGTACTACGCCCTCGCCGAGGCCCACGGCCCCGACTGGACCGCCTGGCCCGACGGCCTGCGCGACCCCCGCTCCGCGGAGACCGCCCGCGCGCGCGCCGGACTCGCCGACCGCGTCGCCTTCCACACCCGCCTCGCCTGGCTCACCGACGGCCAGCTGCGGGCCGCGCAGCGCACCGCCCGGGAGGCCGGGATGCCGGTCGGGATCGTGCACGACCTCGCCGTCGGCGTGCACCCCGCGGGCGCCGACGCCTGGGCCCAGCAGGACGTCTTCGCCGCCGGCATGTCCGTCGGCGCGCCCCCGGACGCCTTCAACGCGCGCGGCCAGGACTGGGGCCTGCCGCCCTGGCGCCCCGACCGCCTCGCCGCCTGCGGCTACGCCCCCTACCGCGACCTCCTGCGCGCCCTGTTCCGCTACGCGGGCGCCCTGCGCATCGACCACGTCATGGGCCTGTTCCGGCTCTGGTGGATCCCCCAGGGCAGCCCGCCCACCGAGGGCACGTACGTCCATTACGACGCCGAGGCCATGCTCGCCGTCCTCGCCCTGGAGGCCGGGCGCGCCGGGTCCGTCGTCATCGGCGAGGACCTCGGCACGGTGGCGCCCGGCGTCCGCGAGACCCTGCAACGGCGCGGTGTCCTCGGCACCTCCGTGCTCTGGTTCGAACGCGACTGGACCGGCGACGGCCGCCCGCTGCCCCCCGAACGCTGGCGCGCCGACTGCCTCGCCACCGCCACCACCCACGACCTGCCGCCCACCGCCGCCCGCCTCACCGGCGACCACGTCGCCCTGCGCGACCGGCTCGGCCTGCTCACCCGCCCCGCCGCCGAGGAACGCGCCGAGGCCGTCGCGGACGCCGCCGAGTGGCTCGCCCTGCTGGGCAGCCTCGACCTGGTGGACAGCGCGGCGACCGGGCCGCCCGGCACCGACGAGGAGGCGGAGGTCCGCGCCGTCCACCGGTTCCTGCTGCGCACCCCGGCCCGGCTGATCGGGGTCTGGCTGCCGGACGGCGTGGGCGACCGCCGCCCGCAGAATCTGCCGGGCACCTGGGCCGACTACCCCAACTGGCGGCTGCCGATCGCGGATCGCACGGGCTGGACGGTGCCGCTGGAGGAACTGACGGCCGCTCCGCGGCTGCGCGCGCTCCTGGCGGTGTTCGCCCAGCTCAGGGAGGGGTGA